In the genome of Vicia villosa cultivar HV-30 ecotype Madison, WI linkage group LG7, Vvil1.0, whole genome shotgun sequence, one region contains:
- the LOC131616715 gene encoding 4-hydroxy-tetrahydrodipicolinate synthase, chloroplastic-like isoform X2, producing the protein MASTVPLGVAHCFAKPFRTSYQKPSPLANALPTYDRSMSTTGLKERTSMEELRSLKMVTAVKTPYLPNGQFDLDTYDNLVNMQIAKGVEGILVAGTTGEGYLMTWDEQIMLIAHTVNSFGDKVKVIGNAGSNCTSEAITATEQGFAVGMDAAMHINPYYGKTSSDGLIAHYNSVLSVGPVIIYNVPTRSAHDIPPSVVEKLAENPNLVGIKECIGNDRVKMYTGKGLHVWTGNDEESHEARWECGATGLHSVAGNLIPGLMKELMFEGKNPTLNAKLTPLFKWLFHVPTPVALNTALAQLGVIRPIFRLPHVPVPVEKRREFVSLVKEMGRENFVGEKDVQVLEDDDFIVVARY; encoded by the exons ATGGCTTCTACGGTCCCACTTGGAGTAGCGCACTGTTTTGCTAAACCCTTTCG CACCTCGTACCAGAAGCCGTCACCACTGGCAAATGCGCTACCCACTTATGACCGCTCAATGAGCACCACGGGGTTGAAAGAAAG GACTTCAATGGAGGAGTTGAGGAGTCTGAAAATGGTAACGGCTGTCAAGACTCCATACCTACCGAATGGCCAATTCGATCTCGATACATATGATAACTTGGTGAACATGCAAATTGCAAAAGGTGTTGAAGGTATCCTTGTTGCTGGAACAACCGGTGAAGGCTATTTAATGACTTGGGACGAACAAATAATGCTTATAGCACATACAGTTAACTCTTTCGGCGACAAAGTTAAGGTTATCGGCAACGCTGGAAGCAACTGCACATCAGAAGCAATTACTGCCACCGAGCAAGGTTTCGCCGTTGGAATGGATGCGGCAATGCATATAAACCCTTACTATGGAAAAACCTCGTCAGACGGATTGATTGCTCACTACAATAGCGTGCTTTCAGTCGGGCCGGTGATCATATACAACGTACCAACCAGGTCTGCCCATGATATTCCTCCTAGCGTAGTTGAGAAATTGGCTGAAAATCCTAACTTGGTTGGCATCAAGGAGTGTATCGGAAATGACCGAGTGAAAATGTATACAGGTAAAGGACTTCATGTTTGGACGGGTAACGATGAAGAAAGCCATGAAGCTAGATGGGAATGTGGTGCTACTGGACTTCACTCTGTTGCAGGAAACTTGATTCCTGGTTTGATGAAGGAACTCATGTTTGAAGGTAAGAATCCTACCTTGAATGCGAAGTTGACGCCTTTGTTTAAGTGGCTTTTTCATGTGCCGACACCGGTTGCTTTGAACACTGCACTTGCCCAACTTGGAGTTATCAGACCAATTTTCAGGTTACCGCATGTTCCTGTTCCTGTTGAAAAGAGAAGAGAGTTTGTGAGTTTGGTGAAGGAAATGGGTAGAGAGAATTTTGTTGGTGAAAAAGATGTTCAAGTTCTTGAAGATGATGACTTCATTGTCGTTGCTCGATATTAA
- the LOC131616712 gene encoding 4-hydroxy-tetrahydrodipicolinate synthase, chloroplastic-like — protein sequence MNMLKGYCSSSFFTRSNSHLLPSNFNTRFCKLHQAVAKLDLPLQMSSSAVVKIRTSIEDVRSLRFITAVKTPYLPHGKIDLEAYDNLVNIQIANGVEGILVAGSTGEGQLMTWDEQIMLIAHTVNCFGDKVKVIGNAGSNCTKEAIEATERGFAVGMDAALHINPYYGKTSMEGLVAHYDSLLSIGPVILYNVPSRSGQDIPPSVVEILAQNPNFVGVKESVGNERVKVYTDKGIVVWGVDRMSHEARWDCGAVGVQSVASNLVPGLMRELMFEGKNHALNSKLMPLFDWLFIEPSPIALNTALAQLGVIKPVFRLPYVPLNMEQRVGFVNLVKEMGREDFVGDKDVQVLEDDDFIIVCRY from the exons ATGAACATGTTAAAAGGTTATTGTAGTAGCTCCTTCTTCACAAGATCCAATTCACACCTTCTCCCCTCAAACTTCAATACCAG ATTTTGCAAACTTCATCAAGCAGTTGCAAAACTTGATCTTCCCCTCCAGATGAGCAGCTCAGCAGTTGTCAAAATTag GACATCCATTGAGGATGTACGTAGTTTGCGATTTATCACAGCGGTTAAGACTCCGTATTTACCTCATGGAAAAATTGATCTGGAAGCATATGATAACTTGGTGAATATACAAATTGCGAATGGCGTTGAAGGTATTCTTGTTGCTGGCTCAACTGGTGAAGGCCAACTAATGACATGGGATGAACAGATAATGCTCATTGCTCATACCGTAAACTGTTTCGGCGATAAAGTTAAAGTTATCGGTAATGCAGGAAGTAATTGTACGAAAGAAGCGATTGAGGCCACCGAGCGAGGTTTTGCGGTTGGAATGGATGCTGCACTTCATATAAACCCTTACTATGGAAAAACCTCAATGGAAGGTTTGGTTGCTCATTATGATAGTTTGCTTTCTATAGGGCCTGTCATTCTATACAATGTACCATCAAGGAGTGGTCAAGATATTCCTCCTAGTGTGGTTGAAATATTGGctcaaaatcctaattttgtTGGTGTGAAAGAGAGTGTGGGAAATGAGAGGGTGAAAGTGTATACTGATAAAGGGATTGTTGTGTGGGGAGTTGATAGGATGAGCCATGAAGCTAGATGGGATTGTGGTGCTGTTGGAGTTCAATCTGTTGCAAGTAATTTGGTTCCTGGTTTAATGAGGGAACTCATGTTTGAGGGTAAGAATCATGCATTGAATTCAAAGCTTATGCCTTTGTTTGATTGGCTTTTTATAGAGCCGAGTCCAATTGCTTTGAACACTGCTCTTGCTCAACTTGGGGTTATCAAACCTGTTTTTAGGTTGCCATATGTACCTCTGAATATGGAACAAAGGGTAGGGTTTGTGAATTTGGTGAAGGAAATGGGTAGGGAGGATTTTGTTGGAGATAAAGATGTTCAGGTTCTTGAGGATGATGATTTTATCATTGTCTGTCGATATTAG
- the LOC131618409 gene encoding 4-hydroxy-tetrahydrodipicolinate synthase, chloroplastic-like, whose amino-acid sequence MNTRKQQIDEIRSLRLITAVKTPYLPNGDIDLEAYDNLVKIQIENGVEGILVAGTTGEGQLMSINDKVMLIAHTVNSFGDKVKVIGNAGSNSTSQAITITEHGFAVGMDAALHINPYYGKTSMEGLVEHYNSVLSIGPVIIYNIPSRTAQDIPPSVVEVLAQNPNFVGVKECVGNERVKMYTDKGIVVWTANDEESHEDRWEYGAVGNMSVASNLIPGLMVKLMVDGKNHLLNSKVMPLFDWLCLEPCPIALNTALAQLGVVKPVFRLPSVPLSRERRVEFVKLVKEIGRENFVGEKDVEVLDDKDFILVGRY is encoded by the exons ATGAATACTAG GAAACAACAGATTGATGAGATAAGAAGTCTGAGATTAATAACTGCTGTGAAAACTCCATACCTACCAAACGGCGATATCGATCTCGAAGCATATGATAACTTGGTGAAGATACAAATTGAAAATGGTGTTGAAGGAATTCTTGTTGCTGGAACAACTGGTGAAGGGCAGTTAATGAGCATAAATGATAAAGTAATGCTAATTGCTCACACTGTCAACTCTTTTGGTGATAAAGTAAAAGTCATTGGTAATGCAGGAAGCAACTCAACATCACAGGCAATTACTATAACTGAGCATGGTTTTGCAGTTGGAATGGATGCTGCACTTCATATAAACCCTTACTATGGAAAAACCTCAATGGAAGGTTTGGTTGAACATTATAATAGTGTGCTTTCTATAGGACCTGTTATTATATACAACATACCTTCAAGAACTGCTCAGGATATTCCTCCTAGTGTGGTTGAAGTTTtggctcaaaaccctaattttgttgGTGTGAAAGAGTGTGTGGGAAATGAGAGGGTGAAGATGTATACTGATAAAGGGATTGTTGTGTGGACTGCAAATGATGAGGAAAGTCATGAAGATAGATGGGAATATGGTGCTGTTGGGAACATGTCTGTTGCAAGTAATTTGATTCCTGGTTTGATGGTGAAACTTATGGTTGATGGAAAGAATCATTTGTTGAATTCAAAGGTTATGCCTTTGTTTGATTGGCTTTGTTTAGAGCCATGTCCTATTGCTTTGAACACTGCTCTTGCTCAACTTGGTGTTGTTAAGCCTGTTTTTAGGCTACCAAGTGTGCCTTTGAGTAGGGAGAGAAGGGTTGAGTTTGTCAAATTGGTGAAGGAAATTGGAAGAGAGAATTTTGTTGGAGAAAAGGATGTTGAAGTTCTTGATGACAAGGATTTTATCTTGGTTGGTCGTTATTAG
- the LOC131616715 gene encoding 4-hydroxy-tetrahydrodipicolinate synthase, chloroplastic-like isoform X1, producing MAMLRRLTSRIFRSLDRATNLSTSYQKPSPLANALPTYDRSMSTTGLKERTSMEELRSLKMVTAVKTPYLPNGQFDLDTYDNLVNMQIAKGVEGILVAGTTGEGYLMTWDEQIMLIAHTVNSFGDKVKVIGNAGSNCTSEAITATEQGFAVGMDAAMHINPYYGKTSSDGLIAHYNSVLSVGPVIIYNVPTRSAHDIPPSVVEKLAENPNLVGIKECIGNDRVKMYTGKGLHVWTGNDEESHEARWECGATGLHSVAGNLIPGLMKELMFEGKNPTLNAKLTPLFKWLFHVPTPVALNTALAQLGVIRPIFRLPHVPVPVEKRREFVSLVKEMGRENFVGEKDVQVLEDDDFIVVARY from the exons ATGGCCATGTTGAGACGACTCACCTCCCGAATTTTCCGTTCACTTGATAGAGCCACTAACCTCAG CACCTCGTACCAGAAGCCGTCACCACTGGCAAATGCGCTACCCACTTATGACCGCTCAATGAGCACCACGGGGTTGAAAGAAAG GACTTCAATGGAGGAGTTGAGGAGTCTGAAAATGGTAACGGCTGTCAAGACTCCATACCTACCGAATGGCCAATTCGATCTCGATACATATGATAACTTGGTGAACATGCAAATTGCAAAAGGTGTTGAAGGTATCCTTGTTGCTGGAACAACCGGTGAAGGCTATTTAATGACTTGGGACGAACAAATAATGCTTATAGCACATACAGTTAACTCTTTCGGCGACAAAGTTAAGGTTATCGGCAACGCTGGAAGCAACTGCACATCAGAAGCAATTACTGCCACCGAGCAAGGTTTCGCCGTTGGAATGGATGCGGCAATGCATATAAACCCTTACTATGGAAAAACCTCGTCAGACGGATTGATTGCTCACTACAATAGCGTGCTTTCAGTCGGGCCGGTGATCATATACAACGTACCAACCAGGTCTGCCCATGATATTCCTCCTAGCGTAGTTGAGAAATTGGCTGAAAATCCTAACTTGGTTGGCATCAAGGAGTGTATCGGAAATGACCGAGTGAAAATGTATACAGGTAAAGGACTTCATGTTTGGACGGGTAACGATGAAGAAAGCCATGAAGCTAGATGGGAATGTGGTGCTACTGGACTTCACTCTGTTGCAGGAAACTTGATTCCTGGTTTGATGAAGGAACTCATGTTTGAAGGTAAGAATCCTACCTTGAATGCGAAGTTGACGCCTTTGTTTAAGTGGCTTTTTCATGTGCCGACACCGGTTGCTTTGAACACTGCACTTGCCCAACTTGGAGTTATCAGACCAATTTTCAGGTTACCGCATGTTCCTGTTCCTGTTGAAAAGAGAAGAGAGTTTGTGAGTTTGGTGAAGGAAATGGGTAGAGAGAATTTTGTTGGTGAAAAAGATGTTCAAGTTCTTGAAGATGATGACTTCATTGTCGTTGCTCGATATTAA
- the LOC131616713 gene encoding peptidyl-prolyl cis-trans isomerase CYP18-1: MSVTLHTNLGDIKCEIFCDEVPKTSENFLALCASGYYDGTIFHRNIKGFMIQGGDPTGTGKGGTSIWGKKFNDEIRESLKHNARGMLSMANSGPNTNGSQFFISYAKQPHLNGLYTVFGRVIHGFEVLDLMEKTPTGAQDRPLAEIRLNRVTMHSNPLAG, translated from the exons ATG TCGGTTACTCTGCACACAAACCTAGGTGATATCAAGTGCGAAATCTTCTGCGACGAAGTCCCTAAAACCTCCGAG AACTTTTTAGCGCTGTGTGCGAGCGGTTACTATGATGGGACTATATTTCACCGCAATATTAAAGGTTTTATGATTCAAGGTGGAGACCCAACTGGTACTGGCAAAGGAGGGACTAGCATATGGGGCAAGAAATTCAATGATGAGATAAGAGAATCTTTGAAG CACAATGCAAGGGGAATGTTGTCAATGGCTAACAGTGGTCCAAATACAAACGGAAGTCAGTTCTTCATAAGTTATGCAAAGCAGCCGCATTTGAATGGACTATACACTGTGTTTGGAAGAGTAATTCACGGATTTGAAGTTCTTGATCTCATGGAAAAG ACTCCAACAGGGGCACAAGATCGACCACTTGCAGAGATAAGGCTCAATCGTGTAACAATGCATTCTAATCCACTTGCTGGTTAG
- the LOC131616714 gene encoding 4-hydroxy-tetrahydrodipicolinate synthase, chloroplastic-like produces MSTTGVRKRATMEELRSLRMVTAVKTPYLANGRIDLDTYDNLVNMQIAKGVDGILVAGTTGEGSLMTWDEQIMLIAHTVKSFGDKVKVIGNGGSNCTSEAITATERGFAVGMDAAMHINPYYGKTSSEGLIAHYNCVLSIGPVIIYNVPARTNHDIPPSVVEKLAEHPNLIGIKECIGNDRVKMYTSKGLHVWTGTDRESHDARWECGAAGLYSVAGNLIPGWMKELVVEGKNPSLNAKLAPLFDWIFHVPTPVALNTALAQLGVIKPVFRLPHVPVPIEKRREFVNLVKEFGRENFVGEKDVQVLDDEDFIIVARY; encoded by the exons ATGAGCACCACAGGGGTGAGAAAAAG GGCCACAATGGAAGAATTGAGGAGTCTGAGAATGGTAACGGCAGTCAAGACTCCATACTTAGCCAATGGCCGAATCGATCTCGATACATATGATAACTTGGTGAACATGCAAATTGCAAAAGGTGTTGACGGTATCCTTGTTGCTGGAACAACTGGTGAAGGCTCTTTAATGACCTGGGACGAACAAATAATGCTTATAGCCCACACAGTCAAGTCTTTTGGCGACAAAGTCAAGGTTATCGGCAACGGTGGAAGCAACTGCACATCAGAAGCAATTACTGCCACCGAGCGAGGTTTTGCTGTTGGAATGGATGCTGCAATGCATATAAACCCTTACTATGGAAAAACCTCATCAGAGGGTTTGATTGCTCACTATAATTGTGTGCTTTCAATCGGGCCGGTGATCATATACAACGTACCAGCTAGGACTAATCATGATATTCCTCCTAGTGTAGTTGAAAAATTGGCTGAACATCCTAACTTGATTGGCATCAAAGAATGTATAGGAAACGACAGAGTGAAAATGTATACGAGCAAGGGACTTCATGTTTGGACCGGAACCGATAGAGAAAGCCATGATGCTAGATGGGAATGTGGTGCTGCTGGACTTTATTCGGTTGCTGGAAACTTGATTCCTGGTTGGATGAAGGAACTCGTGGTTGAGGGTAAGAATCCTTCATTGAATGCGAAGTTGGCGCCTTTGTTCGATTGGATATTTCATGTGCCGACGCCGGTTGCTTTGAACACTGCGCTTGCTCAACTTGGAGTTATTAAACCAGTTTTCAGGCTACCACATGTTCCTGTTCCTATTGAGAAGAGGAGAGAGTTTGTGAATTTGGTGAAGGAATTTGGTAGAGAGAATTTTGTTGGTGAAAAAGATGTTCaagttcttgatgatgaagaCTTTATTATTGTTGCTCGTTACTAA